From one Solanum stenotomum isolate F172 chromosome 12, ASM1918654v1, whole genome shotgun sequence genomic stretch:
- the LOC125847415 gene encoding uncharacterized protein LOC125847415: MRPKTPVYILLDFSVHFNDNESEIVTMFLVIKIWNQNHKDWDIYYDDTFVTCYHNQDTVGKTTIPRLHQKRHKTTTFLQLQLIVDRRKWSSLIKCTADKSTAKLQVDVATRIKYRLLGIKIKHHSLKLSCRFSVGSDGNISGKKKVRLQRRPAKWKIRRSLDEIWI; the protein is encoded by the coding sequence ATGCGTCCAAAAACTCCTGTTTACattcttcttgatttttctgTTCACTTCAACGACAATGAAAGTGAAATTGTTACTATGTTTCTTGTCATCAAGATTTGGAATCAAAATCATAAAGATTGGGATATTTACTATGACGATACTTTCGTAACATGTTATCATAATCAAGACACTGTTGGAAAGACAACAATACCTCGTTTACATCAAAAGAGACATAAGACAACCACATTTTTGCAATTACAGCTAATTGTTGATAGGAGAAAATGGAGTTCGCTAATAAAATGTACAGCAGACAAAAGTACTGCTAAATTGCAGGTGGATGTGGCGACTAGGATTAAGTATCGGCTGTTGGGTATTAAGATCAAACACCATTCGCTAAAATTGAGTTGTCGTTTTTCAGTTGGATCAGATGGTAATATTTCAGGCAAGAAAAAGGTCAGATTGCAACGTAGACCAGCAAAGTGGAAAATCAGACGATCACTAGACGAAATCTGGATATAG